From one Thermoplasmata archaeon genomic stretch:
- a CDS encoding DUF2277 domain-containing protein encodes MCRSIKPLFNVDPPATDEEIRQASLQFVRKISGFPRPSRANAAAFDRAVDEVARGAQHLLDRLVTDAKPRVRRAEFK; translated from the coding sequence ATGTGCCGGAGCATCAAGCCCCTGTTCAACGTCGATCCGCCTGCGACCGACGAGGAGATCCGTCAGGCGTCGCTCCAGTTCGTCCGGAAGATCTCGGGCTTTCCGCGGCCCTCCCGGGCCAACGCGGCGGCGTTCGACCGCGCGGTCGACGAGGTCGCGAGGGGCGCCCAGCACCTCCTGGACCGTCTGGTGACCGACGCGAAGCCGCGGGTCCGGAGGGCTGAGTTCAAGTAG
- a CDS encoding SDR family NAD(P)-dependent oxidoreductase — MAAEGTMTGKTCVLTGATSGIGAAAAYALAQRGARVVVAGRDPDRTASTVESIRRTTGNVAVESVVADLSSLAQVRRLAGDLKDRYPRIDVLANNAGGYFARRHTTSEGREITFALNVLAPFLLTNLLLDRLVASAPARVINTSSESHEGAHLDLEDLQGRRRYRGLRAYGRSKLALQLLTYEAARRVPSDRVTVNAYHPGFVASHFGWNNGRLYRGGIRFVSRAFGVSSEEGADTLVYLATAPEVAGTTGRYFYRRKEIRSSESSYDSGLAQRLWDVCARETGLVA, encoded by the coding sequence ATGGCCGCCGAGGGGACGATGACGGGCAAGACGTGCGTCCTCACCGGCGCCACCTCCGGCATCGGGGCGGCCGCTGCGTACGCCCTCGCGCAACGGGGAGCGCGTGTGGTCGTGGCGGGCCGCGACCCGGACCGAACCGCCTCCACGGTCGAGTCCATTCGGCGCACGACCGGCAACGTAGCCGTGGAGTCCGTCGTCGCGGACCTCTCATCCCTCGCCCAGGTCCGGCGTCTCGCGGGCGACCTGAAGGACCGCTATCCGAGGATCGACGTCCTCGCGAACAATGCGGGCGGGTACTTCGCGAGGCGCCACACGACCTCGGAGGGCCGCGAGATCACGTTCGCCCTGAACGTCCTCGCGCCGTTCCTCCTGACGAACCTGCTCCTTGACCGGCTCGTGGCCTCCGCGCCCGCCCGGGTGATCAACACGTCCTCCGAGTCCCATGAGGGCGCCCATCTGGACCTCGAGGACCTCCAGGGACGGCGGAGGTACCGCGGCTTGCGGGCGTACGGGCGGTCCAAGCTCGCCCTCCAGCTTCTCACGTACGAGGCCGCGCGCCGCGTCCCGAGCGACCGGGTCACCGTGAACGCATACCATCCCGGGTTCGTGGCCTCGCACTTTGGCTGGAACAACGGACGCCTCTACCGGGGCGGGATCCGGTTCGTGAGCCGCGCGTTCGGCGTGAGCTCCGAGGAGGGCGCGGACACCCTGGTGTACCTGGCCACCGCCCCGGAGGTGGCGGGGACGACGGGACGTTACTTCTATCGGAGGAAGGAGATCCGCTCCTCCGAGTCGTCCTACGACTCCGGACTGGCGCAACGCCTGTGGGACGTGTGCGCACGCGAAACGGGCCTGGTGGCCTGA